The [Actinobacillus] rossii genome contains a region encoding:
- the ycjF_1 gene encoding Domain of uncharacterised function (DUF697): MLLVYYKFNIQGIGVGLLTARLGIKAMEFCRPLVLSKEEKLRLSTIQKDLLSQLKATVLGGEKIKEKTKV, encoded by the coding sequence ATGTTGCTAGTTTATTATAAATTTAATATACAAGGGATCGGCGTGGGATTATTAACTGCGCGTTTAGGCATTAAGGCGATGGAGTTTTGTCGTCCGCTGGTGTTGAGTAAAGAGGAAAAATTGCGCTTAAGTACCATCCAAAAAGACTTATTAAGCCAATTGAAAGCTACAGTACTGGGTGGCGAAAAAATCAAAGAGAAAACAAAAGTGTAA